From a region of the Deinococcus terrestris genome:
- a CDS encoding CAP domain-containing protein: MSALKQVLLVGGLLTLAACGSAPSAPSAQAPAANPAVTTRLEAQASAGTLVVGQTRQLTVSVGGRPAQPGELTWTTSNAAVATVSQTGLVTARGAGNAVIRAALTSYRSAYVDFTLTVTAATAPAPAPAPAPTPTTPSGYAGRVLELTNAARAQARTCGATSFAAAPALTYNAQLEQAAQGHATDMATRNYFSHTSQDGRTMAQRISATGYAWRTIGENIAAGQTTPEQVVAGWLASEGHCRNIMNPSFRELGVGYAQGGSYRHYWVQNFGAR; encoded by the coding sequence ATGTCTGCTCTGAAGCAAGTTCTGCTGGTCGGTGGCCTCCTGACACTCGCGGCGTGCGGCTCGGCGCCCTCCGCTCCCTCGGCACAGGCGCCCGCCGCGAACCCCGCCGTGACCACGCGGCTGGAAGCGCAGGCCAGCGCCGGAACCCTGGTCGTGGGCCAGACCCGGCAGCTCACCGTGTCCGTGGGGGGCCGCCCCGCGCAGCCCGGCGAACTGACCTGGACCACGAGCAACGCGGCGGTCGCTACCGTGTCCCAGACGGGGCTGGTCACCGCCAGGGGTGCCGGAAACGCTGTGATCCGTGCTGCTCTGACCTCTTACCGCAGCGCCTACGTGGACTTCACCCTGACCGTGACGGCGGCGACCGCCCCCGCCCCCGCTCCGGCGCCTGCTCCCACGCCCACCACGCCGAGTGGTTACGCCGGGCGCGTGCTGGAGCTGACGAACGCCGCCCGTGCCCAGGCCCGCACCTGCGGCGCGACCAGCTTCGCGGCAGCGCCCGCGCTGACCTACAACGCGCAGCTCGAGCAGGCCGCGCAGGGCCACGCGACCGACATGGCGACCCGCAACTACTTCAGCCACACCAGCCAGGACGGGCGCACGATGGCCCAGCGCATCTCCGCGACCGGGTACGCGTGGCGCACGATTGGCGAGAACATCGCCGCCGGGCAGACCACCCCGGAGCAGGTCGTGGCGGGCTGGCTCGCCAGCGAGGGCCACTGCCGCAACATCATGAACCCCAGCTTCCGCGAACTCGGCGTGGGCTACGCCCAGGGCGGCAGCTATCGCCACTACTGGGTCCAGAACTTCGGCGCTCGCTGA
- a CDS encoding HD domain-containing protein has product MGKAGRLARSLSPRLASPRDAWATAHLTPAEARVFLGMDPRDREHACRVTRHLLRDHPAAPPEVVAAALLHDCGKSIRPYRVVERVLVGLVPNRLARLLPFGALSVRAYHPELGAELLARAGARPRVARLVARHHHAGTDPEAALLHHYDDLE; this is encoded by the coding sequence TTGGGTAAGGCGGGTCGGCTGGCCCGCAGCCTCAGCCCCCGCCTCGCCTCCCCGCGGGACGCCTGGGCCACGGCACACCTCACCCCGGCGGAGGCCCGCGTCTTCCTGGGAATGGACCCCCGCGACCGCGAGCACGCCTGCCGGGTCACCCGCCACCTGCTGCGCGACCACCCCGCCGCCCCTCCCGAGGTTGTGGCCGCCGCGCTGCTGCACGACTGTGGCAAGAGCATTCGCCCCTACCGGGTCGTCGAGCGGGTGCTGGTGGGCTTGGTGCCCAACCGGCTGGCCCGGCTGCTTCCTTTCGGGGCCTTGTCGGTGCGGGCGTATCACCCCGAGCTGGGCGCCGAACTCCTCGCGCGGGCGGGAGCGCGGCCCCGTGTGGCCCGCCTGGTGGCCCGGCACCACCATGCGGGCACCGACCCCGAGGCGGCCCTGCTGCACCATTACGATGACCTGGAGTAG
- the trxB gene encoding thioredoxin-disulfide reductase produces MTSTPAPQDYDVVIIGGGPAGLTAAIYTGRGGLSTLVLEKGLPGGQIAQTEEVENYPGFPEPIPGMELAQRMVQQAEKFGARIEMEEVEAIERDEYAHEYPFTVRGYGGTYRAKSVILATGANPRRLNIPGEEHFWGKGVSTCATCDGFFYRGKKVVVIGGGDAAVEEGLFLTKFADEVTLIHRRDTLRANKVAQARAFANPKMKYIWNTVVEEVQGADHVTGVRLKSLETGEVTEMPTDGVFIFIGHVPNTDFVKDVVALRSDGYVEVTDEIYTSVPMLFAAGDVSDHVYRQLATSVGAGTRAAMSAERALAALEVSAGDAAAD; encoded by the coding sequence ATGACGAGTACCCCCGCCCCTCAGGACTACGACGTGGTGATTATCGGCGGCGGTCCCGCCGGGCTGACGGCGGCCATCTACACGGGCCGGGGCGGCCTGAGCACCCTGGTGCTGGAAAAGGGTCTGCCCGGCGGCCAGATCGCCCAGACCGAGGAGGTCGAGAACTACCCCGGCTTTCCCGAGCCGATCCCCGGCATGGAGCTGGCCCAACGCATGGTGCAGCAGGCCGAGAAGTTCGGCGCCCGCATCGAGATGGAGGAGGTGGAGGCCATCGAGCGTGACGAGTACGCGCACGAATACCCCTTCACGGTGCGGGGCTACGGCGGCACCTACCGCGCCAAGAGCGTCATTCTGGCGACCGGGGCCAACCCCCGGCGCCTGAACATCCCCGGCGAGGAGCACTTCTGGGGCAAGGGCGTCTCGACCTGCGCGACCTGCGACGGCTTTTTCTACCGGGGCAAGAAGGTCGTGGTGATCGGGGGCGGGGACGCGGCGGTGGAGGAGGGCCTCTTCCTGACCAAGTTTGCGGACGAGGTCACCCTGATTCACCGCCGCGACACGCTGCGGGCGAACAAGGTCGCGCAGGCCCGCGCCTTCGCCAACCCCAAGATGAAGTACATCTGGAATACGGTCGTCGAGGAGGTTCAGGGGGCGGACCACGTGACGGGCGTGCGCCTGAAGAGCCTGGAGACGGGCGAGGTCACCGAGATGCCCACCGATGGGGTGTTCATCTTTATCGGGCACGTGCCCAACACCGACTTCGTGAAGGACGTGGTGGCCCTGCGCTCCGACGGCTACGTGGAGGTCACCGACGAGATCTACACCAGCGTGCCGATGCTTTTTGCAGCGGGCGACGTGTCCGACCACGTGTACCGCCAGCTCGCCACCAGCGTGGGGGCGGGCACCCGCGCGGCCATGAGCGCGGAGCGGGCGCTGGCGGCGCTGGAGGTCAGCGCGGGAGACGCCGCTGCGGACTGA
- a CDS encoding 30S ribosomal protein S1 produces MEDQTQTPAAEGGTTQPTPGTEQTSTGQTGSEQTAAPQAQASSTPASTEEREYPAMTMEDVLASESTEHQMVSRGDIVDGTVVFIGQEGIAVDVGAKVEGTIPLNQIGDEPVTLEEAQQMYKPGDKIEAYVVRVDLANSQIVLSKKRADQDKGWRVLEKMQENDEAFEVEVLEKVRGGLVAQVEGIRAFLPASQVDTRRVNDLDPYVGKPLMVKLIELNRKRNRVIISHRAIMEAQKAQAREQTVGKLVPGAQFEGEVVEITDFGVFVNLGGIDGLVHRSELTYGRFNHPRDVVKVGDKVQVQVIDVDEGRERINLSMKALTQDPWEGAVDRYSIGQRVKGKVTNLTNFGAFVELESGLEGLVHVSEMSWTKRVRHPNEVMKEGDEVEAVILRIDPKERRISLGIRQTTDDPWSALPDRYPPGTPVKGKITGMTDFGVFMEIEEGIEGLIHISELDTQRVNNPADLFKKGDEIEAVILNIDPVEQRASLSRRRAMGGGGPVRDFVSQGGGSRSDRYSGGGQGGGRSGGRGGRGGGADYNYNAKDAQQGGKISTKLGDVYADLFAQFGLGSDKKDEGSAPADTAEGTEKQGE; encoded by the coding sequence ATGGAAGACCAGACCCAGACCCCCGCCGCAGAGGGCGGGACCACTCAGCCCACGCCGGGCACCGAGCAGACCAGCACCGGGCAGACCGGCAGCGAGCAGACCGCTGCCCCGCAGGCTCAGGCGAGCAGCACCCCGGCCAGCACCGAAGAGCGCGAGTACCCCGCCATGACCATGGAGGACGTGCTTGCCAGCGAGTCGACCGAGCACCAGATGGTGTCTCGCGGCGACATCGTCGACGGCACCGTGGTGTTTATCGGCCAGGAGGGTATCGCGGTGGACGTCGGCGCCAAGGTAGAGGGCACCATTCCCCTCAACCAGATCGGCGACGAGCCCGTCACGCTGGAAGAAGCCCAGCAGATGTACAAGCCCGGTGACAAGATCGAGGCGTACGTCGTGCGGGTGGACCTTGCCAACAGCCAGATCGTTCTTTCCAAGAAGCGGGCCGACCAGGACAAGGGCTGGCGCGTGCTGGAAAAGATGCAGGAGAACGACGAGGCCTTTGAGGTCGAGGTGCTCGAAAAGGTGCGCGGCGGCCTCGTCGCGCAGGTCGAGGGCATCCGGGCCTTCCTGCCCGCCTCGCAGGTCGACACCCGCCGGGTCAACGACCTTGATCCTTACGTCGGCAAGCCCCTGATGGTCAAGCTGATTGAGCTCAACCGCAAGCGCAACCGCGTGATCATCAGCCACCGCGCCATCATGGAAGCCCAGAAGGCCCAGGCCCGCGAGCAGACCGTGGGCAAGCTGGTCCCCGGCGCCCAGTTCGAGGGCGAGGTCGTGGAAATCACCGACTTCGGCGTCTTCGTGAACCTCGGCGGCATCGACGGGCTGGTGCACCGCAGCGAGCTGACCTACGGCCGCTTCAACCACCCCCGCGACGTGGTCAAGGTGGGCGACAAGGTGCAGGTGCAGGTCATTGACGTGGACGAGGGCCGCGAGCGCATCAACCTCTCCATGAAGGCCCTGACCCAGGACCCCTGGGAGGGCGCGGTGGACCGTTACTCCATCGGCCAGCGCGTGAAGGGCAAGGTCACCAACCTGACCAACTTCGGCGCCTTCGTGGAGCTGGAGAGCGGCCTCGAAGGGCTGGTGCACGTCAGCGAGATGAGCTGGACCAAGCGCGTGCGTCACCCCAACGAGGTCATGAAGGAAGGCGACGAGGTCGAGGCCGTCATCTTGCGTATCGATCCCAAGGAGCGCCGCATCTCGCTCGGGATTCGTCAGACCACCGACGATCCCTGGAGTGCGCTGCCCGACCGTTACCCGCCCGGCACGCCCGTCAAGGGCAAGATCACCGGCATGACCGACTTCGGCGTCTTCATGGAGATCGAGGAGGGCATTGAGGGCCTGATTCACATCAGCGAACTCGACACGCAGCGCGTGAACAACCCCGCCGACCTCTTCAAGAAGGGCGACGAGATCGAGGCCGTGATCCTGAACATCGACCCCGTCGAGCAGCGGGCGAGCCTCTCGCGCCGCCGGGCGATGGGCGGCGGTGGCCCCGTGCGCGACTTCGTCAGCCAGGGCGGCGGCAGCCGCAGCGACCGTTACAGCGGTGGCGGCCAGGGCGGCGGACGCAGCGGCGGCCGTGGTGGGCGCGGTGGCGGCGCCGACTACAACTACAACGCCAAGGACGCCCAGCAGGGCGGCAAGATCAGCACGAAGCTGGGCGACGTGTACGCCGACCTCTTCGCGCAGTTCGGCCTCGGCAGCGACAAGAAGGACGAGGGCAGCGCCCCCGCCGACACTGCGGAAGGCACCGAGAAGCAGGGCGAGTAA
- a CDS encoding Gfo/Idh/MocA family protein, with the protein MTIMTWGLLGAARIARALIPAIRAAGGEVTMLGARKPDSERVQAFAREWGIGRVGTYADVIASDVGAVYNPLPNDAHLPWTLAALRAGKHALTEKPLTLNEGEAQTLADTADETGRVLLEAFAYRFQPHVARLREIVASGELGEVRAFRGAFGFPLTNPDDFRWEAEMGGGALYDVGCYPVSLARLLLGEPRAVTAQARWTSGGVDLGLSGTMDFGGALASIDCAFDWGPAATQRLTVVGTLGSLEMDGAFESHNGVPLTLRVRTGAGERTETFAPHNGYAAMVAHFGRAAQGEETPLFPPQDAVRQARVLDALFAAAREGRTVTLE; encoded by the coding sequence ATGACCATCATGACCTGGGGCCTCCTGGGCGCGGCCCGCATTGCCCGTGCCCTCATCCCGGCCATCCGCGCTGCCGGGGGCGAGGTGACGATGCTGGGTGCCCGCAAGCCGGACTCGGAACGGGTACAGGCCTTCGCGCGGGAGTGGGGCATCGGGAGGGTGGGCACTTACGCCGACGTAATCGCCTCGGACGTGGGGGCCGTTTACAATCCGCTGCCGAACGATGCCCACCTCCCCTGGACCCTGGCCGCGCTGCGGGCGGGCAAACACGCGCTGACGGAAAAGCCGCTGACGCTGAACGAGGGAGAAGCGCAGACGTTGGCGGACACCGCTGACGAGACGGGCCGGGTGCTGCTGGAAGCCTTCGCCTACCGCTTTCAGCCTCACGTGGCCCGCCTGCGCGAGATCGTGGCGTCGGGGGAACTGGGCGAGGTGCGGGCCTTCCGGGGGGCCTTCGGCTTTCCGCTGACGAACCCGGACGACTTTCGCTGGGAGGCTGAGATGGGCGGGGGAGCTCTCTATGACGTGGGCTGTTACCCAGTCAGCCTGGCCCGGCTGCTGCTGGGCGAGCCGCGAGCGGTGACAGCGCAGGCCCGGTGGACGTCGGGGGGCGTGGACCTGGGCCTGAGCGGAACGATGGATTTCGGGGGGGCACTGGCGAGTATCGACTGCGCCTTCGACTGGGGTCCGGCAGCCACACAACGGCTCACGGTGGTGGGGACACTGGGAAGCCTGGAGATGGACGGTGCCTTCGAAAGCCACAATGGAGTGCCCCTGACTCTGCGGGTCCGTACCGGTGCGGGTGAACGTACCGAAACGTTCGCTCCCCACAACGGCTACGCGGCGATGGTGGCGCACTTTGGGCGGGCGGCGCAGGGCGAGGAAACGCCCCTTTTCCCGCCGCAGGACGCCGTGCGGCAGGCGCGGGTGCTGGACGCACTGTTCGCGGCGGCGCGGGAGGGGCGGACGGTCACGCTGGAGTGA
- a CDS encoding DNA internalization-related competence protein ComEC/Rec2 codes for MLGRHAGSPVVSVPSSTSGTRATAGRLAWPVPLALGVIGGILLGLGLIWGGLVMLAGMVLAALDRRPLLGLLAVVGLGLGFGSERLNAAKPDPMTPWVGALVTLRGEWDGQFLRLDDPPARIALSPKPTQSSGELTVSGRLVRPDGRRIPGGFDQAAWLRGQGGLLVPTPTAVLVAARVRAHTPEGGGRGWFRRGLTAGLGERQAALMQAIELGDRGDIGREEFAEGYSVRDAFARSGLSHLMALSGQNVALLTGVVVWLLIRLRVRVAWRYVVAAGLLVPYLMLVGVSPSILRAVLMGFAVLVAFALGRGKPDPYGTVALAAVACLLPFPLWLLDVGFQLSFLAVLGLTLSGKLAARLPERWPMALRLALVATVLAELATLPVIAGTFGQLPLVGLPANLVAGVIMAALVPLGFLAGLLGPLGVVLSPLTGLLAWALLLVVEVFGKAPVLTWGSVGAGGFVAYGVAALAGVLWLLGRVRAPVALGTALACALLTALPGWIRPAHELVFLDVGQGDSTLIRSRGLEVLVDGGGSVGSDYDVGTRTVVPALRALGVRELDIVVATHADTDHIEGLSGVLRSLPVGELWIGQRKTDDPVLAELLDVAREEGVPVREVRRGDRVEAGDVRLTVLWPEGRFWSTEDNDNSVALTVESGDFRAALLGDLDAWGEARVGVGDLDLLKAAHHGSRHSTGEAVLKESTPADVLISVGRNTYGHPHPDVLERLTVAGAKVWRTDQLGTVRWPLP; via the coding sequence ATGCTGGGGCGGCACGCAGGTTCTCCAGTCGTTTCGGTGCCGAGTTCCACCAGCGGAACGCGGGCCACTGCCGGGCGCCTCGCCTGGCCTGTTCCCCTCGCGCTCGGCGTGATTGGCGGCATCCTGCTGGGACTGGGGCTGATCTGGGGAGGGCTGGTGATGCTGGCAGGCATGGTGCTCGCGGCATTGGATCGCCGCCCCCTCCTCGGCCTCCTCGCAGTCGTGGGCCTGGGGCTGGGGTTCGGCTCCGAGCGTCTGAACGCGGCGAAACCCGACCCCATGACCCCCTGGGTAGGCGCCCTCGTCACCCTGCGCGGCGAGTGGGACGGTCAATTCCTGCGGCTGGACGATCCCCCGGCGCGGATAGCCCTCTCGCCCAAGCCGACCCAGTCTTCCGGCGAACTGACGGTCAGTGGGCGCCTGGTCCGCCCCGACGGGCGGCGCATTCCGGGCGGCTTCGACCAGGCCGCGTGGCTGCGCGGGCAAGGCGGGCTGCTGGTGCCCACGCCGACGGCCGTGCTCGTCGCCGCCAGGGTCCGTGCTCATACCCCGGAAGGAGGGGGGCGCGGCTGGTTCCGCCGGGGCCTGACCGCCGGGCTGGGGGAACGGCAGGCCGCGCTGATGCAGGCCATCGAACTCGGGGACCGGGGCGACATTGGCCGCGAGGAGTTCGCGGAAGGGTATTCGGTGCGCGACGCCTTTGCCCGCTCGGGCCTCTCGCACCTGATGGCCCTTAGCGGGCAGAACGTGGCCCTGCTGACCGGAGTGGTCGTGTGGCTGCTGATTCGTCTGCGGGTGCGGGTGGCGTGGCGCTACGTGGTGGCCGCCGGACTGCTGGTGCCCTACCTGATGCTGGTGGGCGTCTCGCCCAGCATCCTGCGGGCCGTCCTGATGGGCTTTGCCGTGCTCGTCGCCTTTGCCCTCGGGCGCGGGAAGCCCGACCCCTACGGCACGGTCGCACTCGCGGCGGTCGCCTGCCTGCTGCCCTTCCCGCTGTGGTTGCTGGATGTGGGGTTCCAACTCTCCTTCCTCGCGGTGCTGGGGCTGACCCTCTCGGGGAAGCTGGCCGCCCGACTGCCCGAGCGCTGGCCGATGGCCCTGCGACTCGCCCTCGTTGCCACCGTGCTGGCCGAACTCGCCACCCTGCCCGTCATCGCGGGCACCTTCGGGCAACTGCCGCTCGTCGGCCTGCCCGCCAACCTCGTCGCGGGGGTGATCATGGCCGCGTTGGTGCCGCTGGGCTTTCTGGCGGGGCTGCTGGGACCGCTCGGCGTGGTCCTCAGCCCGCTGACGGGGCTGCTCGCCTGGGCGCTGCTGCTCGTGGTAGAGGTCTTCGGCAAGGCCCCGGTGCTGACCTGGGGGAGTGTGGGTGCGGGAGGTTTCGTGGCTTACGGGGTGGCCGCGCTCGCCGGAGTGTTGTGGCTGCTGGGGCGGGTGCGGGCACCCGTGGCGCTGGGGACCGCGCTGGCCTGTGCTCTCCTGACCGCCCTGCCAGGCTGGATTCGCCCCGCCCACGAACTCGTCTTTCTGGACGTGGGCCAGGGCGACAGCACCCTGATCCGGTCGCGGGGGCTGGAGGTTCTCGTGGACGGCGGCGGCTCGGTCGGCTCCGACTACGACGTGGGCACCCGCACGGTCGTCCCCGCGCTGCGGGCGCTGGGGGTGCGGGAACTGGACATCGTGGTGGCGACCCATGCAGACACGGATCACATTGAGGGGCTGTCTGGCGTCCTGCGCTCGCTTCCGGTGGGCGAACTCTGGATCGGCCAGCGCAAGACCGACGATCCGGTGCTGGCCGAACTCCTCGACGTGGCCCGTGAGGAGGGCGTCCCCGTCCGCGAGGTCCGCCGGGGCGACCGGGTGGAGGCTGGGGACGTTCGTCTGACCGTCCTCTGGCCTGAGGGCCGCTTCTGGTCCACCGAGGACAACGACAACAGCGTCGCCCTGACCGTCGAGTCGGGCGACTTCCGCGCCGCTCTGCTGGGCGACCTGGATGCCTGGGGCGAGGCGCGGGTGGGCGTGGGCGACCTCGACCTCCTCAAAGCCGCCCATCACGGCAGCCGCCACAGCACGGGGGAAGCCGTCTTGAAGGAGAGCACGCCCGCCGACGTGCTGATCAGCGTGGGCCGCAACACCTACGGGCACCCGCACCCGGATGTGCTGGAACGTCTGACCGTTGCGGGGGCGAAGGTCTGGCGGACCGATCAACTTGGGACCGTGCGCTGGCCGCTGCCGTAA
- a CDS encoding ComEA family DNA-binding protein → MLPTERHWTALLAGGLLAVGALTLGPALRPPVTVPTVTRVALPPPATPPEAAPEYPTTSSVTPLISGRLNLNTATTEQLEALPRVGPALAARIVAGRPYRSLADLDGVKGIGPSTLEDLAPLVTF, encoded by the coding sequence GTGCTTCCCACCGAACGGCACTGGACGGCCCTGCTCGCGGGTGGATTGCTGGCTGTGGGGGCGCTGACGCTGGGACCTGCCCTGCGCCCGCCCGTGACCGTTCCGACGGTGACGCGGGTGGCCCTGCCGCCGCCTGCCACCCCGCCCGAGGCCGCGCCGGAGTACCCCACGACCAGCAGCGTGACGCCGCTGATCTCGGGCCGCTTGAACCTGAACACGGCGACCACCGAGCAGCTCGAAGCCCTCCCACGCGTTGGCCCCGCCCTCGCGGCCCGGATTGTGGCGGGGCGGCCCTACCGCTCGCTGGCCGACCTGGACGGGGTGAAGGGCATAGGTCCCTCCACCCTGGAGGACCTCGCGCCCCTCGTCACGTTCTGA
- the yedA gene encoding drug/metabolite exporter YedA translates to MTSVPASRTARLTPTVLLCLALVYVLWGSTYFGIKVAIGSLPPMGMLSLRFLAAGALLYAFLRWRGAPRPTAREWRASALVGLLLLGGGTGLVTLAERDASSSVAAMVIAVSPLFASLFARLWGERTSGREWVGIGIGLVGIVLLNVGELRATPLAAGLLILAPLCWTFGSQWSRRLPLPAGLMGSAAEMLTGAVLLGGMSLVMGERWGTPTPASLWALAYLAVFGSLVAYSAYMYLVAHTRPALATSYAYVNPVVAVLLGVGLGGESLTGLGWLALAVILAGVVLVVWPRGGAVGPEA, encoded by the coding sequence GTGACCTCCGTCCCCGCCTCCCGCACCGCCCGCCTGACCCCCACCGTCCTGCTGTGCCTCGCCCTGGTGTATGTGCTGTGGGGCAGCACCTATTTCGGCATCAAGGTGGCGATCGGGAGCCTGCCGCCGATGGGCATGCTCTCGCTGCGCTTTCTGGCGGCGGGGGCGCTGCTGTACGCGTTTCTGCGCTGGCGCGGGGCGCCGAGGCCGACCGCGAGGGAGTGGCGGGCCTCGGCGCTGGTGGGCCTCTTGCTACTGGGCGGCGGCACTGGGCTGGTCACCCTGGCCGAGCGCGACGCGAGCAGCAGCGTGGCGGCGATGGTGATCGCGGTGTCTCCCCTGTTCGCTTCCCTCTTCGCGCGGCTGTGGGGCGAGCGCACCAGCGGGCGCGAGTGGGTGGGTATCGGGATCGGGCTGGTGGGCATCGTACTGCTGAACGTGGGCGAGCTGCGGGCCACACCGCTGGCGGCCGGGCTGCTGATACTGGCCCCTCTGTGCTGGACCTTCGGCAGCCAGTGGTCGCGCCGATTGCCCCTCCCCGCCGGACTGATGGGCAGCGCCGCCGAGATGCTGACCGGCGCCGTGCTGCTGGGAGGAATGAGCCTCGTGATGGGGGAACGCTGGGGCACGCCCACCCCGGCCAGCCTGTGGGCGCTGGCGTACCTGGCGGTGTTCGGGAGCCTCGTCGCTTACAGCGCCTACATGTACCTCGTGGCGCACACCCGCCCCGCACTGGCGACGAGTTACGCCTACGTCAACCCGGTCGTGGCCGTGCTGCTGGGCGTCGGCCTGGGAGGAGAAAGCCTGACCGGGCTGGGGTGGCTGGCGCTCGCCGTGATTCTGGCGGGGGTAGTGCTGGTGGTGTGGCCGCGTGGGGGGGCGGTGGGGCCAGAGGCGTGA
- a CDS encoding methyltransferase domain-containing protein: protein MPRPARVNPSRQKNPTFTRPQKPKGDHRARQPAHEYALEALPGLEEVAAEELRGVPLARDLRGLRFWYPGDPERLTRLRGAVAAYRVRAWDVPRPRGLLGHQQLGELTAFLGEVVRWGGHRSFRLAAAGRESAVMIRLAEELSRGLDLPFDPEEGELLVRLRPQEGGPGWEVLARITPRPLSARAWRVCNRGGGLNATIAYALHRLAGVREEDRVFNPMAGSGTLLVERALLGPSAAMVGVDIDPGAVACARANLQAAGREVEVAEVDALATGLPPRSFDLIVCDLPWGDAIGSHRANAALYPAFLTEMHRLLSRHGRLAVVTHEIRLFEGLLRDQDRWHVRELFQVYSGGHHPKGYLLSKR, encoded by the coding sequence ATGCCCCGCCCCGCCCGCGTCAACCCGTCCCGCCAGAAAAATCCGACCTTCACCCGGCCACAAAAGCCCAAGGGCGACCACCGCGCCCGGCAACCCGCCCACGAGTACGCCCTGGAGGCCCTGCCCGGCCTGGAGGAAGTCGCCGCCGAGGAACTGCGCGGGGTGCCGCTGGCCCGCGACCTGCGGGGCCTGCGCTTCTGGTATCCCGGCGACCCCGAGCGCCTGACCCGGCTGCGCGGGGCGGTCGCGGCCTACCGGGTGCGGGCCTGGGACGTGCCCCGGCCGCGCGGCCTGCTGGGGCACCAGCAACTCGGGGAGCTGACGGCCTTTCTGGGGGAAGTCGTGCGCTGGGGCGGGCACCGGTCCTTCCGGCTGGCGGCGGCGGGCCGCGAGTCGGCGGTGATGATCCGGCTGGCCGAAGAACTGTCGCGGGGGCTGGACCTCCCCTTTGACCCGGAAGAAGGCGAGCTGCTCGTCCGGCTGCGCCCCCAGGAGGGCGGCCCCGGCTGGGAGGTGCTGGCTCGAATCACTCCCCGGCCCCTCTCCGCGCGGGCGTGGCGGGTGTGCAACCGGGGCGGTGGCTTGAACGCGACGATTGCCTACGCCCTGCACCGCCTCGCTGGGGTACGCGAGGAGGACCGCGTCTTCAACCCGATGGCGGGCAGCGGCACCCTCCTCGTGGAACGTGCCCTGCTGGGACCGTCGGCGGCGATGGTGGGTGTCGACATCGACCCGGGGGCCGTTGCCTGCGCCCGCGCCAACCTCCAGGCCGCCGGGCGGGAGGTGGAGGTCGCGGAGGTGGACGCCCTGGCGACGGGCCTGCCGCCCCGCTCCTTCGACCTGATCGTCTGCGACCTGCCCTGGGGCGACGCCATCGGCTCGCACCGGGCCAACGCCGCGCTCTACCCCGCCTTCCTGACCGAGATGCACCGCCTGTTGTCGCGGCACGGCCGCCTCGCGGTGGTCACCCACGAGATCCGGCTGTTCGAGGGGTTGCTGCGCGATCAGGACCGCTGGCATGTCCGCGAACTGTTTCAGGTCTACAGCGGCGGGCATCATCCCAAGGGGTATCTGCTCAGCAAGCGGTGA